The genomic segment CATCAAGGTTAATTGTGCAGCAAACCCAGTAACCTTACTGGAAAGTGAACTCTTCGGACATGAAAAAGGAGCATTTAATGAAGCTCTCAAGATAAAAATAGGTAAAATGGAGTTGGCTAACGAAGGAACGATCTTCCTTGACGAAATTGGGGATATGAATCTCTATTTACAATCTAAGTTATTAAGAGTCCTTCAAGATATGGAGTTCGAACGCCTTGGAGGAATGCAGACCATTAAAGTTGATGTGCGTGTGATTGCTGCGACTAATCGTAATTTACGAGAAATGGTTAGACAAGGTGAGTTCCGCGAAGATCTATTCTATCGTTTGAATGTGGTGGAATTGCGCTTGCCCCCCCTACGTAAACATAAAGAAGATGTTCTTGCCTATGCCCAATCCTATATTATGAAATTTAATCATAAGTTTGGCAAACGAGTTGTGGGTATGAATACGCAGGCTGAGCAAATCCTATTGAACTATCCTTGGCCAGGGAATGTACGAGAACTCCAGAATGTGATTGAACGAGCCATGGTTATTGTTGATGGAGATATTATTACACCGAAACAACTATCGAATTTAGTAGAAAACGGTATGGGAGATAGCTCAGAGAAAAATATAGGGGAACTCATGCCTTTAGATGTACTGGAAAAGAAGATGATTCGTTTAGCTTTGCAACGTTATGGTGAGTCTGTTGAAGGGAAAAAGAAAGCGGCCCAAAGCTTAAATATTTCCTTAGCGACATTATATAACAAACTGAAGACTCTTTAATCGTCTTAAAGATGTAATTGCTTAGTTTCAATAGAGTAATAAGCATATGCCCTCCGAATTTTCCGTTAAGAAATATTATTCGACAAAACTTCCTATGGAAACGACTTACTTCTTTGCAGTACAATAGAATTCGTTAGTCATAGGAAAGGATGTCGAGTTACGGTGAATTCTCAAATTGCAGACTTATGCCGCTTAATTGAGGAAGTGCGTGAGGAACTAATTCAATTAGGTGCGAACAAACCCTTTACAGATCCAGAAGTTGTAAAGATTAGCCAAGAGTTAGATCAATTGCTGAATGAATATGAATTTCTGAGGCATGACGATAGATACGAATTTGAGCGTAAATGGGCTTGAAACAGACACATCTTTCACAAATATTTCACACCGTCTTAAGGTAACATTCAGGTATCTACGGAAAAATTGGGCTACAATAATCTTGCTTTTAAATATTCAAATCTTCCTTCTCATACCCCACCGAAAAGGTGGGGCTATTTTTTATATCGTAGATTTCTTGTTTCCTTACCGCTGTTATCACATTACAAAATATTGTCGACTCTATCATGTAATATAAAGATAAAGAGATAAGAAATGAAAATTTTGTAATGAATAATAAAGGAGCGTGAATCTTAATGATAAGGAAATGGCGTATTTGGCTTAGTAAACGTGCTGCTGCTGAGCGCAAACAGCAGAACTGGGAGCTATATTTTAAGAATCAAATAAAGATATAAGAAGTTTCAGCATATTTTCAGGTAACAATCAGGCCTATTTCAGATGAGGGATGTATATTAAGGTAATGAAAATTCTTTTTCATTCAAATTCCCTTTCTATTTTATAAAACCCGAGGATTAAATTACTCGGGTCCTTTTTATCAAACTATACCATTAACTAATAATTAACAAATGTCCTCATAATAAAAACAAAAAACACTGCAAATACTTGCAGTGTTTGTCTTTTCATGGCAGGGGATGCAGGAGTTGAACCCACACTAACGGTTTTGGAGACCGCTGTTCTACCATTAAACTAATCCCCTAAAATTCTAAATAAAATAGCGACAATTGCAATTATACTAGAGCAATATTATTATGTCAATAATATTTATAGGTATTTATATTTTTTCGTTTTGAAAGGATT from the Desulfitobacterium metallireducens DSM 15288 genome contains:
- a CDS encoding aspartyl-phosphate phosphatase Spo0E family protein translates to MNSQIADLCRLIEEVREELIQLGANKPFTDPEVVKISQELDQLLNEYEFLRHDDRYEFERKWA
- a CDS encoding sigma-54 interaction domain-containing protein, encoding MSQKVRVGIIGAGKGGTSVYKMLRAIENVEIVIVCDIRVNAPGIVLACQDGIKASKTIEEFCQQDMDVIIEATGLPEVQQKIEHLKATHTSVMEAEGANLMMHLIEEKVKFSEIKHFQESRLNEITTSTFTFDDIIGCHPDFERSVTLARKAAKSNSTVLILGESGTGKELFAHAIHSASQRSEKSFIKVNCAANPVTLLESELFGHEKGAFNEALKIKIGKMELANEGTIFLDEIGDMNLYLQSKLLRVLQDMEFERLGGMQTIKVDVRVIAATNRNLREMVRQGEFREDLFYRLNVVELRLPPLRKHKEDVLAYAQSYIMKFNHKFGKRVVGMNTQAEQILLNYPWPGNVRELQNVIERAMVIVDGDIITPKQLSNLVENGMGDSSEKNIGELMPLDVLEKKMIRLALQRYGESVEGKKKAAQSLNISLATLYNKLKTL